The genomic segment CCTCGACGTGAAAAAGATACCGAACCGCATCGCGCTTCACCGAATCGACCAGCCCCGAAAACAGGTTGAACGCTTCGTTCTGGTACTCGACGAGGGGGTCGCGCTGGCCCATCGCTCGCAGCCCGATGCCAGCTCGCAGGTAATCCATCTCGCTGAGGTGTTCACGCCACTTGTTGTCAATGATCGACAACGTGACCCGCTTCTCGATCGCCCGGAGCACCGGTTCGCCTAGCTCCGATTCGCGGGCGTCATAGACGCTATGGGCGTCCTCCATTACCAGCTCAACGATTTTCTCGACAGACTTGACACCTTCAAAGGCCTCAGCTCCCAGGCGCATCGGATACAACACCGTGAGCTCCCGGTGAAGTTCCTCAAGATCCCACTGACCGGCAGGGACCATTTCGAGTCCGACCCGGACCGTGTCTTCAACCACGGTGTCGATCCATTCTCTGGCCAGTTCGGCCGAACCTTCCTCAAGCATGAGGTTCTGGCGCCAGGAGTAAATAACCTCCCGCTGCCGGTTCATGACTTCGTCGTACTTGAGAACATTCTTACGAGCTTCGAAGTTTTGTGCCTCGACCTGACCCTGGGCCCGCTCGACCGACTTCGAAACCATCTTGGCCTCGATCGGCACGTCTTCTGGCAATTTGAGACGGTCCATGATGCTCGTCACACGGTCCCCGGCAAAGCGCCGCATGAGATCGTCGCCAAGCGACAAGTAGAAACGCGACTCTCCCGGATCTCCCTGGCGGCCCGACCGCCCTCGCAACTGGTTGTCGATTCGACGGGAGTCGTGGCGCTCGGTACCAATGACATAGAGTCCACCTGCCGCCAGCACTTCAGCTTTGGCGGCCGAGGTCTCAGCTTTGTACTTCTCGAGCGCTTTTTCGTACGCGTCGTCAAAGCCTTCGTCGGTTGGGTTCAACCCCGTTTTGCGGACCGCGGCCAGGGCGAGTCCTTCCGGGTTGCCTCCGAGCATGATGTCAACACCACGACCTGCCATGTTCGTGGCTACGGTGACCGCACCCGGTCGCCCTGCCTGAGCGATGATCTCTGCTTCACGGTGATGCTGCTTGGCGTTGAGGACCTCATGATCGATCCCACGACGACTGAGAAAATTCGATAGTCGTTCAGACTTCTCGATACTCACGGTGCCGACGAGAACCGGTTGATTTTTGCTGTTCCGCTCGACGATGTCATCGATCAGGGCATGGAACTTGGCGTCTTCGGTCTTGTAAACCAGATCCTCTTTGTCAATACGGGCCACCGGCACATTGGTGGGAATCACCACGACATCGACGTCATAGATCTCTTTGAGTTCGGCTTCTTCCGTTTTGGCCGTACCCGTCATGCCAGAGAGCTTGTCGTACATGCGAAAGTAGTTCTGGAGGGTGATCGTGGCCAGCGTCTGGTTCTCCTGTTTGATCTCAACGCCCTCTTGCGCCTCGATCGCCTGATGCAGGCCCTCCGAATAGCGCCGGCCATCGAGGACCCGACCGGTGAATTCGTCAACGATCTTCACCTCACCATCGACTACCAGATACTCGACATCGCGGTGATAGAGCGTCTTGGCCTTGAGGCCGACGTCGAGGTGGTGCACAAAGTCGACTGCAGCATGGTCGTACATATTTTCGATTCCGAGCATTGACTCGACCCTCGATACGCCGGCCTCGGTGGTTATGACCTGGCGCTTGCCCTCGTCGACCTCGTAGTGCTCGTCTTCGCGTAGTTGACTGACAATCTTGGCAAAGTCCCGATACCACTTGGCGCTGTCGCCGACCACGCCGGAGATGATGAGCGGGGTTCGGGCTTCATCGACGAGGATCGAGTCGACCTCGTCAACAATCGCATAGAAGTACCCTCGGTGAACCATGCCTTCGGACCGCATCGCCATGTTGTCGCGCAGATAATCGAACCCGAATTCGTTGTTCGTCCCGTGCGTAATGTTGGCGCTGTAGGCGACCCGACGTTCTGCCGGGGTCATGTCGGACTGGATAAGTCCGACATCAAGACCCATGAACCGGTGGACCTGGCCCATCCACTGTGCGTCACGGGCGGCCAGATATTCGTTCACGGTGATTACATGAACGTTGCCACCGGTGAGCGCATTCAGATACGCAGGCATCGTGCTGACAAGCGTCTTACCTTCACCAGTGCGCATCTCGATGATCATGCCTTGGTGGAGCGCGGCTGCCCCGACCACCTGCACGTCGAACGGGCGCATCCCAAGAACTCGTTTGGCAGCCTCGC from the Acidimicrobiia bacterium genome contains:
- the secA gene encoding preprotein translocase subunit SecA codes for the protein MTILSKLLRAGEGRALKELEVFAQEVGQLEPSMELLSDVDLQAKTNEFKERLDRGASLDDLAAEAFASVREAAKRVLGMRPFDVQVVGAAALHQGMIIEMRTGEGKTLVSTMPAYLNALTGGNVHVITVNEYLAARDAQWMGQVHRFMGLDVGLIQSDMTPAERRVAYSANITHGTNNEFGFDYLRDNMAMRSEGMVHRGYFYAIVDEVDSILVDEARTPLIISGVVGDSAKWYRDFAKIVSQLREDEHYEVDEGKRQVITTEAGVSRVESMLGIENMYDHAAVDFVHHLDVGLKAKTLYHRDVEYLVVDGEVKIVDEFTGRVLDGRRYSEGLHQAIEAQEGVEIKQENQTLATITLQNYFRMYDKLSGMTGTAKTEEAELKEIYDVDVVVIPTNVPVARIDKEDLVYKTEDAKFHALIDDIVERNSKNQPVLVGTVSIEKSERLSNFLSRRGIDHEVLNAKQHHREAEIIAQAGRPGAVTVATNMAGRGVDIMLGGNPEGLALAAVRKTGLNPTDEGFDDAYEKALEKYKAETSAAKAEVLAAGGLYVIGTERHDSRRIDNQLRGRSGRQGDPGESRFYLSLGDDLMRRFAGDRVTSIMDRLKLPEDVPIEAKMVSKSVERAQGQVEAQNFEARKNVLKYDEVMNRQREVIYSWRQNLMLEEGSAELAREWIDTVVEDTVRVGLEMVPAGQWDLEELHRELTVLYPMRLGAEAFEGVKSVEKIVELVMEDAHSVYDARESELGEPVLRAIEKRVTLSIIDNKWREHLSEMDYLRAGIGLRAMGQRDPLVEYQNEAFNLFSGLVDSVKRDAVRYLFHVEVVDQPAQPVQRVQAISTNTGPSKPKQATAEDRMGRNEPCYCGSGKKYKRCHGAAE